The nucleotide sequence AACCCTTTGACCATGATAAGAATGGTAAACCAGATGATGTAGACGAGTGGGATCTGGCAAACGGCTACCAGCACCCTGAAGTTTTCTACACTGCTGACGACGGCGGAATGGTATTTAAGAGCTATGTGAAAGGTGTCCGTACCTCTAAAAAAACCAAATACGCCCGTACGGAGCTGCGTGAAATGCTTCGCCGTGGTGACGAAACCATTGACCGTCAGGGTGTAAATGCCAACAACTGGGTATTCAGTTCATCACCGGTAGAAGATCTGAAGGCGGCCGGTGCGATTGACGGTACGCTGGAAGCGACACTTAAGATTGACCATACAACCACAACAGGCCAGGTCCATGAAGTGGGTCGTTTTATCATAGGTCAGATTCATGATAAGGATGATGAACCAATCCGCCTTTACTACCGTAAGCTGCCAAACCACGCAACGGGCACCGTCTACTTTGCACATGAAAACACCAACAAGGGTACAGATATCTACTACAACCTGGTCGGAGATATGACAGGTGAAATTGGTGATAAAGGTATCGCTCTGGGTGAGAAGTTTAGCTACAAGATCGATGTAAAAGGCAACACCATGACGGTAACACTGAAGCGTGAAGGTCATGACGATGTGGTTCAGGTCGTTGATATGAGTGAAAGTGGCTATGACCAGGGTGGTCGTTACATGTACTTTAAAGCGGGTGCATACAACCAGAATACCAACGGTGATATGGACGACTACGTTCAGGCAACATTCTACAAGCTACAGGCTACGCACGATCAATACAAAGGCTAAATGCTAACGCTTTAACCTGAGGAAAACCTCCAACACTGTTTGGAGGTTTTTTCTGGCAGTTATCTGAATTAACCAGGGGGAGCATCATCCACCCGGTTAAAAAACAGACGCCGCAAAAGTATTTGTGTTATTATATGCTCAATAATTTCATATCAAAACCATTCAAACGTTCAGCCGGTTTTTACGTTTCTTTTTCTGTTTGATTGGTGGAGTGATGACACAAGCAATAATATTTTTAATTATAGGGTTATGTCTGTTGGTATGGAGTGCGGACAGGCTGGTTTACGGCGCTGCCGCTTTGGCTAATAATTTCGGAATTCCATCGCTGGTGATAGGTATGACGATCTTAGCAATGGGTTCTTCTGCTCCGGAGATGGTGGTTTCCGCTAACGCCGCGCTGGATGGAAAAACCAACACCGCCATTGGTAATGTCCTGGGCTCGAATATCGCCAATATCGCTTTAATATTAGGGTTTACGGCACTGTTTAAGCCATTAAGCATCAGCTCCGGGATCGTCAAACGGGAACTGCCAATTATGATGGCTGTGACTCTGTTCGCCGGCGTTCTGCTTTGGGATAGTTACCTGGAGGTATACGAAGGAATCTCTCTGCTTATACTCTTCTTTGCTTTTCTGTACAGCATGTACCGGATTGGTAAAAAAGAGGCGCCGGATTCAGAAAGCGAAGAAGACTCTGAAATACCCGAGGGCGTGTCCAGCCCCCGCGCACTGTTTTGGGTGGTTTTAGGTTTGGTTGTGCTGCCTTACTCAGCTGATCTTATGGTGGAGTCTGCGGTAACAATTGCCACTTTTCTTGGGATGAGTGACCTGGTGATTGGCCTTACCATTATTGCCATCGGAACCAGCCTGCCGGAACTCGCCGCCTCTATGGCCGGGGTGATTAAAGGTGAGCATGATATGGCGATCGGCAACGTCATTGGCTCTAACATATTTAATATTCTGGCTGTGATGGGCATTCCGGCTCTGATCAATCCAAGCGAATTAAGTGTGTTTGTCATGCAGCGAGATTTTACCATTATGCTGGTGATCTCTTTGCTGCTCGTGGTATTGACGCTAAGCAAAACCCAGGTCATAGGTCGCAGTAAAGGGCTGTTTCTGGTACTGCTCTTTTTAGGTTATCAGGGCTATCTGTTTCATAACATCGCAGGCTAATCTTTGAGTTTAAAAAAACCGGGGCAACTGACGCCCCGGTTTTTTATATCGAATGCCTGAGAAAGAGCGTAATAAGCCTTCTATGCAAGCTTGAATTGTGAAATAAGTTCCGATTGGGTAACAGAAAGGTCACGCAATGACTGGCTGTTTTGCGTTGAAATGCGGGTACTGTCTGCGATGTTAGAGGCAACCTCAGAGATTTGAACAATATTACTGGTGACCTCTTTGGTTACAGAATCCTGCTCGATAGAGGTCTGGGCAATGGAACGGCTCATCTCATCAATAATGTATAATTTGTCGACCATTTCCGCCAGAGAGTCATGACTGACGTTGATAAGTTCAACAGAGTCTCCCGCTTGCTCAACATTGGTTTGCACTATCCCAACCGCATCTTTTGATTTTGACTGCAGGCTTTCAATCATAATACTGATCTCATTTGCAGAGTCCTGAGTACGCGTGGCTAAAGAACGGACTTCGTCAGCAACAACCGCAAACCCGCGTCCATGTTCCCCTGCGCGTGCAGCCTCAATCGCTGCATTGAGAGCAAGCAGGTTAGTCTGCTCACTAATCGACTGGATCACCATCAAAATGGTATCAATTTCCCGCGATTGTGCAGACAGCTCTTCAATTACTTTACTGGCTTGCGCCAGCGAAGTCTGTAACTGAGTCACTGACTCAACGTTGCTTTGCATATTCTGCATATTGCCTGACGCTAAACTGACAACACTTCCTATCGCTTCACTGGAATCATCCGCATTTTTGGCCGCCTGATTGACCGATTGTTCCATCTGAGTCACCGCCGTCGCGATTGTCTGAGTACGGATTTGTTGGGTTTCGATTTTCTCGGCTATCGATTTGCCTTGCTCCAGCCCCTGCAATGCCACGTTATTCACCCTGTCATCGGTGAACTTAATCTCCTCAACAACGTTTTTTAGCTTGATCGCGAGCTGGTTAATGCTCTGAGATATTTCACCAAATTCCGACTTAAATTCCTTTTGAATAAGGTAACTTAAATCCCCTGCTGCAAGCTTGCCTAACGCTCGCTTAATTTCGCTGAGTGGCTGGCGGATAGCCCGAACCATACTGAATGTCACCACTAATGCGATAACGATAGTTGCCAGTAGCAGGGATCGGTTCAATAATGATGAATTGGCATTGGAAGCTCTGGCTTCCTGCAATGCGAGCGCAGCTTTTTCTCGTATTGTGGAGACCATTGAAGCGGTAAGCTCCATGGAGTCAGCAACAATGGATGCTTGTTGAGCCAACATCTCGGTACTGCGTTGATTGCTGCTAATATATAGCTTGTGCTGATTTAACAGCTTGCTCTTATCCGTGATCTGCTGCTCCAGCTCAGAAAAATAGGACTCCAGGCTCTCTTTGCCTGCCGGGTATTTATCATAAACCCGGGCCACTTTTTGGGATACTTGCGTAAACCCTTTCGTGAGTGCTTCATCTATTGTATTCAGTTTGTCTAACCGGGTAACGCCAAGCAATTCCGTAAGATAATTAGCCAGAACATTGGACTCCTTTTGCACAAACTGCATTGTCCAGGCCACGGACTTTCCTTCACCCAGTTTTGCTTGCGCTATAACATCTTCAATGCTGGAATTAAAGTACTCCCACACTTCCATAAAACCGGTGAGCTCTTTTGCCGCAAGCTGTTGAGCAATCAAGCGCTTATCATGTAGCAAAACATGCTGGTTCGCCAGCAGGATGACCCGGCTTATCTGAGCGTCAATGTCTTGCAGCTTAGACCTTAGTTCCGGGAAGTTTTCCGTTTGCTGAAACAAGTGGTCGTAGCCTGCCTGATACAAGTCTATCGCGTCAGATATCTGATCAGCGAAATAAGTGCGTCTCTCTTCATCGCGTTCGTTAGCATGCAGCAAGGTTAAGCGGTTAATACTTTGCAGTTCAGAGCTCAGTTCTAAACTTTGGTCGAGAAGGTGCGTATAAGTTGATGCACTAAGTTCCAGTTGCTCTTCCATATTGGACTGAGACATGGAGGCACTGAGGCTCAGTGTAACTGCACAAACGGTAACTAGCATAAAGCCGATCACAATGCGTTGGATAAGGGTTATTTTCACAGCTACTATCCTTATTTTTTATTACATTGAACACTGAATATCGAGACTATCGTATTACAAATAAAACCAATTTATGCTTGTGTACAGAGGGATACAGAAACCAAAATCCACGATATCAGGTAAATCTAAAAAACTATAATGTATTAATAAATTACATTATAGCTAGGATTTTATGTGCTAATGCAATGCGTGACCAGAAGAAAACCGGACATTTAATGTGCTCCAGGTGGCAAAATTGTGATTTTATTTCAGCAACAAAAGCTCGTTAGTTAAGCAGATCACATTCAGGTGCGGGTTCGCCACCCTTAAATCTAATGACTTATTGTATTATCTGAAAGTCAAAAAAAAGCTCAGAGCTCTATCTATGACGTTACATTTATTCAGGAGAGAGAGGTTGCCAATCATGTTCTTTATAGTTGGAACAGTACTAACTTTGTTGCGAAAGAAGCATGTTGCGAGAGATAGCCTTTAATTAATAATACTAAAATACCAACAATCCTGAGTGCGTAGTTCATTTTACGCTACCTTGCTACTCAATATTTCAGCCATTTCCACCTGAATTCAGCATAGCTCACATTAATTTTCCAGAATTACTTTATTCACACCAATTTTGTGTCCATTTTACACAAAATAACCATAACCCATTGATATATAGATATTTTGCTATTAATGCTTTTATATAAAGATGATATCGAAAAAGTTTGATCGCAAGCACATAAGCAGGGTTTTATAGTCTCGAATAATGACCTAGTTCAAATTAGCGACATACAAATATTTACTTTTCCCCTTAGCGTGCTTCAATTAGCCATATAATCTTATTGTCATACAATATATGTATGGCAAAGCCTCCCAAAATCTTTGACACAATGGAGTTCATATGTCGGGTGTTAAGTTAGAAAGTATCGTGAAAAGTTATGGTGACATGACCGTTGTGCATGGTATTAACTTAGAGGTTAAACCTCAGGAATTTGTTGTATTAGTTGGTCCTTCAGGATGTGGTAAATCAACTACTCTACGCATGCTAGCTGGTCTGGAAGAAATTTCAGGTGGGGAAGTTTCTATTGATAACCGTGTGGTGAACAACATTGCTCCGAAAGATCGTGACGTTGCAATGGTGTTCCAAAACTACGCTCTTTACCCTCACCTAAGCGTTTATGAAAACATCGCCTTTGGTCTTCGTATTCGTAAAGTTGACCGCTACGAAATCTCACGCCTTGTGGAAGAGGTAGCCGAGATCCTGGAACTGACTCCTTTACTGGAGCGTCGCCCTGCAGACCTTTCTGGTGGTCAGCGTCAGCGTGTTGCTATGGGGCGTGCGATTGTTCGCCACCCGAAAGTATTCCTGTTTGATGAACCTCTGTCTAACCTCGATGCAAAGCTCCGTACTCAGATGCGTGCTGAAATTAAACGTCTTCACTCTCGTCTTGGTGTAACCAGTGTTTACGTTACCCACGATCAGGTTGAAGCGATGACACTTGCTGACCGCATTGTTGTAATGAGCAATGGTCGTATCGAACAAGTGGGTACGCCAATGGAACTGTTTAACAGCCCGGCAAATACATTTGTTGCAACCTTCATCGGCTCGCCTCCAATGAACCTTATCGATGCAAAAGTTTCGCTTTCTGAAAAGGGTCTGTTTGCGGAATTTGATGGTAACCGTGCTGAACTGCCTAAGATTGACCTGCTTAACGATGGTGAAGAGGTGATCATTGGCATTCGCCCTGAATACATTGACCTTGAACCTGTTGAAGACGCCAGTGCGATTAAAGTGAAGATTGAGCTGGTAGAAACACTGGGCTCAGAAGCACTACTGCACTGCCACTTTAATGGCAAGCCTTTCGTGATCAAAGCAGAAACTCATGGTCGCATTGACCATCTGGAAAATATCGACACGCTTTATTTCCGTAAAGAAGCCATCACGGTTTTCGATAAGAAAACGACTCAGGCTTTAGCTGTTTCTAATAGCCACTAACCGAGAGCTGCATTATGGACAATATTCAACCTACAGCGGTTTCGCAACCTTCGGCACTTTCAAAAAAAGTGACGCTGTTTGTAGAACGCATAAAACGAGACTGGCAGATCTATCTGCTGTTAGCCCCAACGGTTATCTGGTTCTTGCTGTTTCTTTACAAGCCAATGTACGGGCTACAGATTGCATTTAAAGACTACAGTGTGTTCCGTGGTATCACGAGCAGCCCCTGGGTTGGCTTTGAGCACTTTGTTACTCTGTTTGAGAATGATGCCTTTATTCGCTCAATCAAAAACACAGTGATGATCAGTGGTGCCAGCCTAATCTTCGGCTTCCCTGTTCCGATTATCCTGGCGCTGATGTTCAACGAGATCCTGAACGCGAAATTTAAGCGTGTCGCTCAGACTATCGTTTATCTTCCGCACTTTATCTCTGCGGTTATCATCGCCGGTATTGTTATCACCGCCTTCGCGCCATCAACGGGTGTTATCAATCTGTTCTTAAACGCCCTGGGTTACGACTCGGTGTACTTCCTGACCAAACCAGAGTGGTTCAGAACCATCTTTGTTGGTACCGGTATCTGGCAGGAAGCAGGCTTCAGTTCGATTGTATTCCTGGCAGCGATAGCAGGTGTCAGCCCGTCACTATACGAATCTGCAGTAGTTGACGGAGCGTCACGCTGGCAAATGATGTGGAGAATTACGTTGCCATGTATTCTGCCAACCATTCTGATCATGCTGATTATCCGAATCGGTAACATCCTGGAAGTCGGCTTCGAAATGATCATTATGCTTTACCAGCCGGCAACTTACGAAACAGCGGATGTAATCAGTACCTTCATCTACCGACAGGGTATCCAGGCAGCACAATATGACTTAGCAGCCGCTGCTGGTCTGTTCAACGCTGTTATTGCCTTCCTGTTAGTTATCACCGCGAATACGATCAGTAAGCGCGTTTCAAGAACATCACTGTGGTAAGGAGTAAGTAACATGAGTGCTACAGCAAATATGAACTTGTATTCACGTGGTGACAAAGCTTTCGTGATTATGAATATGTTCCTGGTGGGTATGTTCACCATCAGTGCTTTATATCCATTTATCTATGTTGCGTCTCTATCGATGAGTTCGGGCGACGCAGTAACCGCAGGTAACGTTGTATTTACGCCTGTTGACATGACACTTGCAGCTTATGACATGGTATTGTCAGATCCTGCATTCTGGAACTCATACAAAAACACCTTTATCTATACGGTGGGCGGTACATTAACCAGCTTGCTAATCATCATTCCGGGTGCGTATGCGCTATCTCGTCCACAGCTAATGGGACGTAAGTACTGGAACATGCTGATTGCATTCACCATGTGGTTTAACGCAGGTATGATTCCGTTCTTCCTGAACATGCGTGATTTAGGCCTGCTTGATAGCTACTTCGGTATCATCATAGGTTTTGCATGTAATGCGTTTAACATCATTCTGTTACGTAACTTCTTTGAAGCTGTACCAGGCTCATTTGAAGAAGCGGCACGCATGGATGGAGCAAATGACTTCCAGGTATTGTGGAAAGTGTTTGTACCTCTGGCGAAACCAGCAATCGCTACGGTCACTCTGTTCTGTATTGTGGCTCGCTGGAACGGCTTCTTCTGGGCGATGGTATTGCTGCGTGACGAAAGCAAAATCCCACTCCAGGTATATTTACGACAAATCATTACTTCGCTGACTGATGACGAAGAGTTTACAGCAACACTTGTTGAGTCTGCATACTCATTCGAAACGGTAAGTTCAGCAATCATGGTTTGCTCAATTATCCCTGTACTTCTGGTTTACCCATGGATTCAGAAATACTTCAACAAAGGCATCATGCTAGGTGGCGTTAAGGAATAACAACGCCCCTTTAAATGATTTACATAAAATAATAACGGAACAAAGGAATAACGATGAAAACAGTAAAGACTCTATTATCTGTACTTGTTGCCAGCTCTGCACTTGGTGTGGTTCCAGCTATGGCTGAAGAATCTTACAAAGTCTCTGACAAGCCCCTGGAACTGGATATCCACCTGCACACAAAAAAATATGTGTACAACAATGACTGGCCGGTAGAGAAAGAAGCGGCACGTTTGACTAACGTAAAACTGAACAACGTCGCTTCAATGGCAACAACCAAAAGTGAGGAAGCATTTAACCTGCTAATCGCATCGGGTGATCTGCCGGATGTCGTTGGTGGTTCTGCTATCAAAGATAAGGTAAACCAGTATGGCCCGGAAGGCGCGTTTATACCGCTGAATGACCTGATTGCGGAACATGCACCAAACATCAAAAAGTTCTTTGATGCGCATCCGGAGATCTGGAACTCAATCAAGTCATACGATGGCAATGTTTACTACATTCCTTATCTGCCAGACGGCAAATATGGCCGTGCTTACTTTATCCGTTACGACTGGCTACAAAAGCTGGGATTAGAAGCACCAGAAACCGTAGATGAGTACTATGAAGTTCTGAAAGCATTCCGCGACCGCGATCCAAACGGTAACGGCAAGAAAGATGAAATTCCATTCTTCGCGCGTCATTGGGAAGAGGTATCCCGCTTAATTACACTTTGGGGTGGCCGTCAGTCCGGTAACGATACTTTCCACGACTTCTACGTGAACAATGGCAAAATCAGCCACGGTTACACAGAAGATGCATACCGTGACGGTATTCGTAACCTTGCCAAGTGGTATAAAGAGGGGCTGATTGACGCTGAAGTATTCACCCGCGGCAGCCGTTCCCGTGAGTACATGTTGTCAAACAACATTGGCGGTGCAACGCACGACTGGTTTGCCTCAACATCAAGCTACAACGATTCAATGGCAGACAAAGTACCGGGCATCTCGTTTAAAGCAATGCTGCCACCGGAAGGTTCAACCGGTAAACGTTTTGAAGAACACCGCCGTGCTCCTGTGAAGACTGCTGGCTGGGCTATCTCTTACACTAACGAACACGCGATTGAAACCATTAAGTACTTTGATTTCTTCTTCACTCCGAAGGGACGTAACCTGGCTAACTTCGGTGTTGAAGGCGTACACCACGATGTAGTTGATGGTAAGCCTGTGTTTAAACCAGAGGTTCTGAACTCAGATAACGCAGTAAACAACCAGATGCGTGCCATTGGTGCTCAGATCGAGCGTGGTTTCTACCAGGACTTCGAATACGAGAAAGCCTGGTCAAACGCAACGGCACTGGAAGGTATCGCACTGTACGATACAGGTGATTACCTGGTTGACTCTTTCCTGGGTGCGTCAATGAATCAGGAAGAGAAGGCGGTATACGACAAGCACTGGGTAACAATCAAAGACTATATGCTGGAAATGCAACAAGCATGGATTCTGGGCTCTCGTGACGTTGATGAAGACTGGGATAAGTACCAGGCTCAAATCAAACGTATGGGCTTCCAGAAAGTCGTTAAAGCTTATCAGAGCGCTTACGAGCGTGCATACAAATAGGCTCTGACCTTAACCTGACTCAAAGCCTCGCAATTGCGGGGCTTTTTTGTCTGCACACAACACAATACCAGCCGATAAGCCAATTTCTCTCCTGTTTCCGCTATCTCTACCACCAGTTCAGCTAAGCAAGCTTACAAGCCTTCTTGCGGGGTCTGAGGCACCTCTTATCGCTACTTCTCCGGTTACCCGAACCTGCTATGCGAACTGCAAATAACTGTCACCTGAGCACATTCACTTCATCGATGTTATTTCAGCAAAAATATTTGCGTGATTAATATCACAG is from Vibrio sp. JC009 and encodes:
- a CDS encoding ABC transporter permease subunit — encoded protein: MDNIQPTAVSQPSALSKKVTLFVERIKRDWQIYLLLAPTVIWFLLFLYKPMYGLQIAFKDYSVFRGITSSPWVGFEHFVTLFENDAFIRSIKNTVMISGASLIFGFPVPIILALMFNEILNAKFKRVAQTIVYLPHFISAVIIAGIVITAFAPSTGVINLFLNALGYDSVYFLTKPEWFRTIFVGTGIWQEAGFSSIVFLAAIAGVSPSLYESAVVDGASRWQMMWRITLPCILPTILIMLIIRIGNILEVGFEMIIMLYQPATYETADVISTFIYRQGIQAAQYDLAAAAGLFNAVIAFLLVITANTISKRVSRTSLW
- a CDS encoding polysaccharide lyase family 7 protein; amino-acid sequence: MKNFKLKSFLATSVVVALMSGCQRSSVLTPVDISASSHDGNVPRLLFDQDITSRWSANGDGEWAMYDYGSVHEFNAVQASFSKGNKRVTTFDLLVSEDGTDWIAVLEGQKSSGKMIGLERFEFAPVKARYIKFVGHGNTKNSWNSVTELAAVNCSIDECPDTHKPTDEVLAAEKILIAEMKAAQKAWKATRKNLRKGDFGAPAVYPCDNGVVCETSKALPVPAIPETPEAGKAPSDNFDLTQWYLSQPFDHDKNGKPDDVDEWDLANGYQHPEVFYTADDGGMVFKSYVKGVRTSKKTKYARTELREMLRRGDETIDRQGVNANNWVFSSSPVEDLKAAGAIDGTLEATLKIDHTTTTGQVHEVGRFIIGQIHDKDDEPIRLYYRKLPNHATGTVYFAHENTNKGTDIYYNLVGDMTGEIGDKGIALGEKFSYKIDVKGNTMTVTLKREGHDDVVQVVDMSESGYDQGGRYMYFKAGAYNQNTNGDMDDYVQATFYKLQATHDQYKG
- a CDS encoding carbohydrate ABC transporter permease, which gives rise to MSATANMNLYSRGDKAFVIMNMFLVGMFTISALYPFIYVASLSMSSGDAVTAGNVVFTPVDMTLAAYDMVLSDPAFWNSYKNTFIYTVGGTLTSLLIIIPGAYALSRPQLMGRKYWNMLIAFTMWFNAGMIPFFLNMRDLGLLDSYFGIIIGFACNAFNIILLRNFFEAVPGSFEEAARMDGANDFQVLWKVFVPLAKPAIATVTLFCIVARWNGFFWAMVLLRDESKIPLQVYLRQIITSLTDDEEFTATLVESAYSFETVSSAIMVCSIIPVLLVYPWIQKYFNKGIMLGGVKE
- a CDS encoding methyl-accepting chemotaxis protein; protein product: MKITLIQRIVIGFMLVTVCAVTLSLSASMSQSNMEEQLELSASTYTHLLDQSLELSSELQSINRLTLLHANERDEERRTYFADQISDAIDLYQAGYDHLFQQTENFPELRSKLQDIDAQISRVILLANQHVLLHDKRLIAQQLAAKELTGFMEVWEYFNSSIEDVIAQAKLGEGKSVAWTMQFVQKESNVLANYLTELLGVTRLDKLNTIDEALTKGFTQVSQKVARVYDKYPAGKESLESYFSELEQQITDKSKLLNQHKLYISSNQRSTEMLAQQASIVADSMELTASMVSTIREKAALALQEARASNANSSLLNRSLLLATIVIALVVTFSMVRAIRQPLSEIKRALGKLAAGDLSYLIQKEFKSEFGEISQSINQLAIKLKNVVEEIKFTDDRVNNVALQGLEQGKSIAEKIETQQIRTQTIATAVTQMEQSVNQAAKNADDSSEAIGSVVSLASGNMQNMQSNVESVTQLQTSLAQASKVIEELSAQSREIDTILMVIQSISEQTNLLALNAAIEAARAGEHGRGFAVVADEVRSLATRTQDSANEISIMIESLQSKSKDAVGIVQTNVEQAGDSVELINVSHDSLAEMVDKLYIIDEMSRSIAQTSIEQDSVTKEVTSNIVQISEVASNIADSTRISTQNSQSLRDLSVTQSELISQFKLA
- the ugpC gene encoding sn-glycerol-3-phosphate ABC transporter ATP-binding protein UgpC yields the protein MSGVKLESIVKSYGDMTVVHGINLEVKPQEFVVLVGPSGCGKSTTLRMLAGLEEISGGEVSIDNRVVNNIAPKDRDVAMVFQNYALYPHLSVYENIAFGLRIRKVDRYEISRLVEEVAEILELTPLLERRPADLSGGQRQRVAMGRAIVRHPKVFLFDEPLSNLDAKLRTQMRAEIKRLHSRLGVTSVYVTHDQVEAMTLADRIVVMSNGRIEQVGTPMELFNSPANTFVATFIGSPPMNLIDAKVSLSEKGLFAEFDGNRAELPKIDLLNDGEEVIIGIRPEYIDLEPVEDASAIKVKIELVETLGSEALLHCHFNGKPFVIKAETHGRIDHLENIDTLYFRKEAITVFDKKTTQALAVSNSH
- a CDS encoding calcium/sodium antiporter, which codes for MTQAIIFLIIGLCLLVWSADRLVYGAAALANNFGIPSLVIGMTILAMGSSAPEMVVSANAALDGKTNTAIGNVLGSNIANIALILGFTALFKPLSISSGIVKRELPIMMAVTLFAGVLLWDSYLEVYEGISLLILFFAFLYSMYRIGKKEAPDSESEEDSEIPEGVSSPRALFWVVLGLVVLPYSADLMVESAVTIATFLGMSDLVIGLTIIAIGTSLPELAASMAGVIKGEHDMAIGNVIGSNIFNILAVMGIPALINPSELSVFVMQRDFTIMLVISLLLVVLTLSKTQVIGRSKGLFLVLLFLGYQGYLFHNIAG
- a CDS encoding extracellular solute-binding protein, translated to MKTVKTLLSVLVASSALGVVPAMAEESYKVSDKPLELDIHLHTKKYVYNNDWPVEKEAARLTNVKLNNVASMATTKSEEAFNLLIASGDLPDVVGGSAIKDKVNQYGPEGAFIPLNDLIAEHAPNIKKFFDAHPEIWNSIKSYDGNVYYIPYLPDGKYGRAYFIRYDWLQKLGLEAPETVDEYYEVLKAFRDRDPNGNGKKDEIPFFARHWEEVSRLITLWGGRQSGNDTFHDFYVNNGKISHGYTEDAYRDGIRNLAKWYKEGLIDAEVFTRGSRSREYMLSNNIGGATHDWFASTSSYNDSMADKVPGISFKAMLPPEGSTGKRFEEHRRAPVKTAGWAISYTNEHAIETIKYFDFFFTPKGRNLANFGVEGVHHDVVDGKPVFKPEVLNSDNAVNNQMRAIGAQIERGFYQDFEYEKAWSNATALEGIALYDTGDYLVDSFLGASMNQEEKAVYDKHWVTIKDYMLEMQQAWILGSRDVDEDWDKYQAQIKRMGFQKVVKAYQSAYERAYK